From a region of the Sinorhizobium sp. B11 genome:
- the ureE gene encoding urease accessory protein UreE: MQRVTSYLPAGTPSSHPTSQVKLPHDLRHLRRKLLHLENGEMVMLDLKEPVLFANGDMLVREDGELIEILAANEKLFEVRGRDRAHLIELAWHLGNRHLSAQIEEDRIVILRDHVIRTMLQGLGAMVLDIEEPFQPARGAYHSHGGHSHGHGHGHDHHDHGHDHGHDHHDHDHHDHPDHDHHDHEHGHDHGHHNHKHD; encoded by the coding sequence CCCGACCTCACAGGTCAAGCTGCCGCACGATCTGCGGCACCTGCGCCGCAAGCTCCTGCATCTGGAGAACGGCGAGATGGTGATGCTCGATCTCAAGGAGCCGGTGCTTTTTGCCAATGGTGACATGCTGGTGCGCGAGGATGGTGAACTGATCGAAATCCTTGCCGCAAACGAAAAGCTGTTCGAGGTGCGCGGCCGCGACCGCGCGCATCTGATCGAACTTGCCTGGCATCTCGGCAACCGTCATCTCTCTGCGCAGATCGAGGAGGATCGCATCGTGATCCTGCGCGATCATGTCATCCGCACCATGCTGCAGGGGTTGGGCGCGATGGTGCTCGACATCGAAGAGCCCTTCCAGCCGGCGCGTGGCGCCTATCATTCCCATGGCGGACATTCGCATGGTCATGGTCATGGTCATGATCATCACGATCACGGCCATGACCATGGTCACGATCACCACGACCACGATCACCACGACCATCCCGACCATGATCATCATGACCACGAGCATGGGCATGACCACGGCCACCACAATCATAAACACGATTGA